Genomic segment of Populus trichocarpa isolate Nisqually-1 chromosome 12, P.trichocarpa_v4.1, whole genome shotgun sequence:
gtgaaaaacactttaaaaaataaccgtaaccacacttctaaacacGTTCGACTAGAGTggaagtaatgtttttttttaaatatattttgctgagaaatttattaaaataatatatatttttttatttttaaaaaaattatttttgacattaatatattaaaacgattaaacaaattatttttaaacaaaaataacttaattttttaaaaaacatgattttcaaTTGCGTTTCCAAATACTAATTATATgcccaaaaacaaacaaaatcatgtCCCTTAGTATTTGGTATTATAgcacattatttttaaaattattttttaattaaaaatatattaaaataatatattttttttatttttaatatctaaatattaaaaccattcaaaaacactaaaagaaaaaattcaatatttttttaaacaaaaaaataatttaaaaaataacaaaaactctTCAACTTCACTCTCTCTGGGAGCATAATTAACACAAATATCATGATGGTATCAAAATTTTCCTCGAAAAGAGAACAATTGAGACAAAACAAGACGAGCAAACTCTATTAAAATTCAAGTTACACCTCTCATTTTGGCTGCTTTTTCCACCAAAATTCAGGTTTAGCAGGTgagttgattttaattaattattatttttttaaattttaaaataattttattttgataaaaataaatgagtgTTTTCACTAACACAACCAAGATCATGTCCCCGAGTCGGTTTAACAAGTTGACTCACCGAGCCATGTCGGGCTGCCCTGCATGAAAGATGAGTATTCATAGGGACTGAACAGATTAACGTAAGCCCAGATATATCAAAGCTGAAACAATACGCATCCCCACAAGCCCATTACCCGTATCGAAGAAAAACGACACCACCTTAATCAGCCAACGACATCCTCACACAACTGACACCCCTCACATTTCCATTTAggagggaaaataaaaaaactccccTCAAACTCAAAATCCCCCGCTTCAAAATCCAAATTAGGGTTTCACAGTCCACAATTACTAcacagagagagaaaaacatagCAAAATCCTTTATAACCATGAAGGATTCAATTCTtccttccaataaaaaaagaacaattgaaaggaaagaaaatgagaatCTCTCATCAAAATCCCCAATTTTGCtcaaaaaacccaaacaaattgcCAAAGCAGCCCTAATTCGCCtccaaactttcaattttcctttgatttcaCCGGTCACGGGTTCACCTATCAGCTCAATCAGTCTAGTACCGGACCGGCTTTACACTATTGGTCGAACCGGTGATTTTCAGTTCAAAAATCGGTGTGTAAGTAAGCAACATTGTCAGATTTTATTTGATAGTTACAAACGCAAGATTTATATACATGATGGTGTTTTATTATCGAAAACTGTTGATAACAGTGGAAATGATTGTGTTGTTAGTGAATTCAGGAGAAGGTTAATTTGTTGTGATGATAATGAATTGGAAAGTGAGAGGATTAATGAGGGTCTGAGTTTTAGTGTTTCATTGAATGGGGTTTTTGTTAATGGGGTTAGGGTGAAAAAAGGGATGGTGAGGGAATTGTGTGCAGGGGATGAGGTTTTGCTTGTTTGTGGTAATGAGGGGAATTGTAGTTTAGGGGGTAGAATTGGGTTTTTGATTAAAGGGGTTGCTTTTAAGGAGGAGGTGGTTACGGGGCCGAATGAGGTTCGGGTGGAGAGAGACTGGTTGTTTGAGTCGATTGGACAATCGCAAGGATTGGTGTCCAGTGGTAGTGGAAACAAAAGGGTTTTTGCTATCCGGGGAGATGAGATTATGGTTTCAGATTTTGATTTTCAGGGGCGGAAATGTGGGGGTGCTATTGAGAGATCTAGATTTCTGTTGAGTCAGTGTAGAGATGTGCTGCATAGTGATGACCCCATATCTTATATTATGCAAtgcaatttattaaattttgaaatggaTGTGCCTTGTGTTTGTATTGACAAATCAAACTACTCTGTTGATGTTGCTGTAAGTGATAGAAGTAAATTCCCTGTTCAAAGGGAAAAGGTGGTAAATGGTGGTGTGCCTTTGGTCAGGGATGAAGTGCAACATCATAACTTGCAAATTGATCAGGATATCCATACTGATAGAGCAAAGAATGAGAGAGACCATGTTTGTGCTGGAGGTGGCCATTTATATCAAAAAGACATGTCTACAGTTTGTTTTGAGAGTTTTGTTGCGAAAAATGCTTGTAAGACTTCCTCATTGAATACCATGGGTAACGAGAGTGCACCTGTTGCCAACAGCTTTATCCAGATGAACACTTGGAAAAATTGTTGTCCGCCACCCGGGAAGAAGTTTTACCTGAATCGTCTCCAATTTATGGACCATGGTTCATTCACCCATCCCAACGTTATTTCTTTGCCAGAACTTCTCTATCCAGTTGAAAGCATTTCAAGAATATTTATTGCAACCTTTACAAGTGATATTTTATGGTAAAGTTTTACAatttgtttctgtttctttccTCTGCTTCATGTTCATGTATATCCGGTTGAAAATCTTGAGACCAGCAATCCATTATTTTGTTGTGAGATTAACCATGTAACATATTTTACAACTTCACTGGCTATTCCCCCGTCAACCATTGCTGGAGCAGTGACTGGATTCCTTTATAGTTTTCCATTTGATATTGGTGTAATTTTCTGTTTGATTGGTACATTTGATTATGTTTGTCATCAAGTCTAACTAGGATGTTTTCACAGGTTTCTATCACATTGTGAGATTCCGTGCCATCTGCCAGTGACAATTGCATGTCATAACACCGAGAGATGTTGGAGTTCCAGCCCTGATAATAGAACCTCTGTGCCTTACTCAGATTTTCCAAACTTAGTTGTTGTGTAAGTAGTTGTTTCACCTTCCCATTTCATTAAGGCTCTCTCTTAGTTGGTTACTCCATACATCAGCTTTTTGTGTGTTAATCTTTAATCTTTCTGCCTTCTGGTCCAATTTCTGTAATAGGTTTCCCCCATTCCCTGAGTCTATAGCATTTGGTCAAGACCGCAAGAGGCGAGGGATTGCTTGCCATCATCCAAAATTGCTTGTTCTGCAAAGAGAAGATAGCATTCGTGTTATCATTACTTCTGCAAATTTAGTGTCTAATCAGGTTGTTGCTCACTCTAAGGTCATTTTCTATATGTTATAAGGTGTTCATAAACATGAAATGAAATGTTCTATTTTATATGGAAGGAGACATGGATACTTACCATACAGGATGAGAAATTTAATCTTTAGAGTGGTCAGTTTAATGGTTGCAATTGAAAAGTTTCGATTTCTTGGCTTCTTCTACAGCTTTCTAGAAAgtgctgttctttttttttttttttggggccTGATTGGGGGACCAGGGGGCATGTCAGCACTACCATCACATAACTTGCTTCAGAATGTACCACGCATTACCATGAGCGTGGAAAAACCCCAGAAATCTGGCGGGTCATTCTTAATGATGGAATTTTGGGTTTAGTTTTGGTGTCTTTGGTACTAGTGATCTACTTCATTTGTTGTACAGACTGGACACTTTAATATCATTTGGCATGTGTTATAATGCAATGAACTTGGCAGTGTCCcagaaattttaatatgattgggttttttttttgtcataatttGAAGGAAAACCTTGCTAATGCTCGTTGATCTCTGCTAGTTTGGCactgtttcttttaattttttacttaattaattatattttaattaatctggCAAAGTACAAACTGTTTGGAAATAATTACAACAATGTTATCCACCATTTCATGGCTATTTACAGTGGAATAATGTGACCAACACAGTGTGGTGGCAAGATTTTCCAGCTAGAAGTGCACCTGATCCTTCACCTCTATTTATTCGAGTTTCTGATGGAGATGCAAATAAAGATTCAAGATCCGATTTCGCTGCTCAGCTGGCTGGCTTCATGGCATGTCTTGTGATCAATGTACCTAGTCAGGCCTATTGGATTTCTGAGTTGACAAAATACGACTTTGAAGGGGCAAATGGACATCTAGTTGCTTCAGTACCAGGGATTCATTCTCGCAGATCTCCCAATGTGAGTATCTTTCTTTctgatgcatgcatgcatgaaatgtgttaagttttcttttgaattgaAGCAAATTTTTGATTATTAAGTTGCTGTCCTATTGGCTGTTGGAATCGCAATATTATCCATTAATGACCAAAGCTTGCTTTTTTACCTGACAAGGAAAGGTGCTCTGTATGGTGGACTCATATATTTCACCATTTAACTCCTATTACAGGCTTATCAGTTGCCATCAGGGTCATCTGGTGTGCAATTCCTTGGCTCAGTTGAAGCTTCTGTTGTTGGATTAAGCCACCTTTTTCACACTGCAGCTGACAGAAATGGCACGCAGCTGAAGCAACTGGCTGCTTTCCTAGGGAAATGTTGTGAAAATGTATATGGGATGTCAGAGATTGTTCTGAGAAGAAACCTCAATGTGCCTGCAGATGTGAATGCTGTGAGCATTCTGGTTCCTAACCCCGATCAATTTTCTGAAGGAGGTGAAGCCCATTGCTTGATTTCATACCTTTTTACTGCTTTCTTTTGTTCcctgttttttgttgtttctctaATAATATATTCTTGTGATGTTTCGTAAAATATAGCTGTAAGATCTGTATGCTGTTTAAAATTTTGCCAAAAAAGTTTCACGTGTCATGGGAAAACCTTGTGCTTCATTTTCACATACTGGgtaaatatatcttttataggtcaattagttttttttttggtgctaCTGTATAGGTCAATCATTAAATAAGACCTTCAGGAAAAAATTTTCCTCCTCCCAATATGCATGATCCTTGAGTTTAGCATGATCGTCTCTCCTGGCTGAGTCACTTGCCTGAATCTAGGGCTTCCTTGCATTATGGTGCTTTTCTATTTATGCCATCCTGGAGTCTCTCATGACATTTTCTCTGTCCAAATGTATTCAGGTATTtagtttctaaatattttagatCCAGTATTGGCCTTCTCTCAACTTGGGTTGTTTTTCCATCCTTACTCTCATTGTGTCCAAGCCTGTTGTAGTTTGTGGTTTGATTCTGTTAGCTTCCCAAATAATATGTGGAACTCCTTTTCTTGTCCTTTGTATTTTGAGGATACAAGTAATTTTGATATCAGGTCATGTTATAGCCTGCCAATTTATGGTAGGGTAGTAGACTGAGTTATGCTGCTTCATTTCTTGCACTAGATTGTATTCAACTTGGTTTTCTGCCTAGAAATGTTGCAAAGTGGGTTTCTCCATTGTGGGATAGTGGATTCTTCAGATTCTCTGGATATGTTTATCCTAAAGAAGCCCTTGCTGCTGCTTTAGGAGGAAGCAACAGGAAAGTGCATCTGATACTACATGTGGCACAGGCATGTTATTTCTGTCAACGATTGTGCTAATGAATGTTGCGTATTTTGATTTTGGTGTGGTCTATATAAATGATATTGATGGCTTGTCCAGGGGCCTTGCTTTCCAAATATGATGAGTTTGATGCAAACTGAACACGTTCTTGCATTTTGCTCTCTTGTTGCTTCAATTCAGAGGTGTACTGGCATTTGGCGACTGGAAGAGGTAATAGCAGCAGCTTTTAATTCTTAAGATGACAGAGTATTTGGTCCCCCACCTGCCTTTGATAAAGCTTTAACTGCTCTCCTATTCCTGATCATTTGTGCATATGCATAGCAACGTTTTTCTTCATGCCTGCATCCTCAGAACCATCTTCTGGGATGTCATTTTGTCCATGAGGTTTGGTGAAGAGCACCCTGCAAATTTGTAATGCAACATGCCACGTGCATTACTTTACTACATGTCTCTACATTTGACACTGAAGCATAATGAAGTGCATTTTAGTGGACATAAAACCCTTACAAGTATTATAGGATGTTGCAAACTTTAATTGTTAGCTTGGTTAGTGCTGACTAGAATGTGTGTCTTACATTATTGTTTGTGATTTCTAATGatttcctctttaatttttacaagGTTCTAGGTCAGTACAAATGGCCTGATTCTCAACAATCTGATTTCATTTATGGTGAGTGTCTTTCACACAATCCTTTTTCTTCACCAGACTTTGAAGAACTGGTTTCCTCTCTTTTCTGATGCCCATCCTGTCCTCAAGGCTCGTCCTCTATTGGATCTGTCAATGCACAATTTCTGGCTGCGTTTTCAGCAGCTGCTGGAAAAAGATCACCAGAACTCTTTGATTCTGAAGAATCTGATCCAGAGGTAATATGAATGTTCTGCTGCAACTACGGAGGAAAAACTGAAGTCGTGGTAATTTTTATTCACTTGTTCATTGATTTCTCAACAGTGGGGCTGCTGGAGTGCTAGT
This window contains:
- the LOC7484355 gene encoding uncharacterized protein LOC7484355 isoform X3, which gives rise to MKDSILPSNKKRTIERKENENLSSKSPILLKKPKQIAKAALIRLQTFNFPLISPVTGSPISSISLVPDRLYTIGRTGDFQFKNRCVSKQHCQILFDSYKRKIYIHDGVLLSKTVDNSGNDCVVSEFRRRLICCDDNELESERINEGLSFSVSLNGVFVNGVRVKKGMVRELCAGDEVLLVCGNEGNCSLGGRIGFLIKGVAFKEEVVTGPNEVRVERDWLFESIGQSQGLVSSGSGNKRVFAIRGDEIMVSDFDFQGRKCGGAIERSRFLLSQCRDVLHSDDPISYIMQCNLLNFEMDVPCVCIDKSNYSVDVAVSDRSKFPVQREKVVNGGVPLVRDEVQHHNLQIDQDIHTDRAKNERDHVCAGGGHLYQKDMSTVCFESFVAKNACKTSSLNTMGNESAPVANSFIQMNTWKNCCPPPGKKFYLNRLQFMDHGSFTHPNVISLPELLYPVESISRIFIATFTSDILWFLSHCEIPCHLPVTIACHNTERCWSSSPDNRTSVPYSDFPNLVVVFPPFPESIAFGQDRKRRGIACHHPKLLVLQREDSIRVIITSANLVSNQWNNVTNTVWWQDFPARSAPDPSPLFIRVSDGDANKDSRSDFAAQLAGFMACLVINVPSQAYWISELTKYDFEGANGHLVASVPGIHSRRSPNAYQLPSGSSGVQFLGSVEASVVGLSHLFHTAADRNGTQLKQLAAFLGKCCENVYGMSEIVLRRNLNVPADVNAVSILVPNPDQFSEGDCIQLGFLPRNVAKWVSPLWDSGFFRFSGYVYPKEALAAALGGSNRKVHLILHVAQGPCFPNMMSLMQTEHVLAFCSLVASIQRCTGIWRLEEVSTNGLILNNLISFMVSVFHTILFLHQTLKNWFPLFSDAHPVLKARPLLDLSMHNFWLRFQQLLEKDHQNSLILKNLIQSGAAGVLVKS
- the LOC7484355 gene encoding uncharacterized protein LOC7484355 isoform X2, which translates into the protein MKDSILPSNKKRTIERKENENLSSKSPILLKKPKQIAKAALIRLQTFNFPLISPVTGSPISSISLVPDRLYTIGRTGDFQFKNRCVSKQHCQILFDSYKRKIYIHDGVLLSKTVDNSGNDCVVSEFRRRLICCDDNELESERINEGLSFSVSLNGVFVNGVRVKKGMVRELCAGDEVLLVCGNEGNCSLGGRIGFLIKGVAFKEEVVTGPNEVRVERDWLFESIGQSQGLVSSGSGNKRVFAIRGDEIMVSDFDFQGRKCGGAIERSRFLLSQCRDVLHSDDPISYIMQCNLLNFEMDVPCVCIDKSNYSVDVAVSDRSKFPVQREKVVNGGVPLVRDEVQHHNLQIDQDIHTDRAKNERDHVCAGGGHLYQKDMSTVCFESFVAKNACKTSSLNTMGNESAPVANSFIQMNTWKNCCPPPGKKFYLNRLQFMDHGSFTHPNVISLPELLYPVESISRIFIATFTSDILWFLSHCEIPCHLPVTIACHNTERCWSSSPDNRTSVPYSDFPNLVVVFPPFPESIAFGQDRKRRGIACHHPKLLVLQREDSIRVIITSANLVSNQWNNVTNTVWWQDFPARSAPDPSPLFIRVSDGDANKDSRSDFAAQLAGFMACLVINVPSQAYWISELTKYDFEGANGHLVASVPGIHSRRSPNAYQLPSGSSGVQFLGSVEASVVGLSHLFHTAADRNGTQLKQLAAFLGKCCENVYGMSEIVLRRNLNVPADVNAVSILVPNPDQFSEGDCIQLGFLPRNVAKWVSPLWDSGFFRFSGYVYPKEALAAALGGSNRKVHLILHVAQGPCFPNMMSLMQTEHVLAFCSLVASIQRCTGIWRLEEVLGQYKWPDSQQSDFIYGSSSIGSVNAQFLAAFSAAAGKRSPELFDSEESDPEWGCWSASQELRNPSIKIIFPTIERVKNACNGISPSRRILCFSEVARRRFQSKTNASSFGWVYCGSHNFSAAAWGRLISNPFGLKSKETGKTNTYLSSRLHVSNYELGIIFTFPPTETKGITNKDCTNLDDIVLPFAVPAPKYGPTDRPATARAMSEAVAELAGLERDRLIAEEMIEEIPDEEEEAVEATDYAAVEKEEEKAYAEMLWNQVDSSQRF
- the LOC7484355 gene encoding uncharacterized protein LOC7484355 isoform X1; translated protein: MKDSILPSNKKRTIERKENENLSSKSPILLKKPKQIAKAALIRLQTFNFPLISPVTGSPISSISLVPDRLYTIGRTGDFQFKNRCVSKQHCQILFDSYKRKIYIHDGVLLSKTVDNSGNDCVVSEFRRRLICCDDNELESERINEGLSFSVSLNGVFVNGVRVKKGMVRELCAGDEVLLVCGNEGNCSLGGRIGFLIKGVAFKEEVVTGPNEVRVERDWLFESIGQSQGLVSSGSGNKRVFAIRGDEIMVSDFDFQGRKCGGAIERSRFLLSQCRDVLHSDDPISYIMQCNLLNFEMDVPCVCIDKSNYSVDVAVSDRSKFPVQREKVVNGGVPLVRDEVQHHNLQIDQDIHTDRAKNERDHVCAGGGHLYQKDMSTVCFESFVAKNACKTSSLNTMGNESAPVANSFIQMNTWKNCCPPPGKKFYLNRLQFMDHGSFTHPNVISLPELLYPVESISRIFIATFTSDILWFLSHCEIPCHLPVTIACHNTERCWSSSPDNRTSVPYSDFPNLVVVFPPFPESIAFGQDRKRRGIACHHPKLLVLQREDSIRVIITSANLVSNQWNNVTNTVWWQDFPARSAPDPSPLFIRVSDGDANKDSRSDFAAQLAGFMACLVINVPSQAYWISELTKYDFEGANGHLVASVPGIHSRRSPNAYQLPSGSSGVQFLGSVEASVVGLSHLFHTAADRNGTQLKQLAAFLGKCCENVYGMSEIVLRRNLNVPADVNAVSILVPNPDQFSEGDCIQLGFLPRNVAKWVSPLWDSGFFRFSGYVYPKEALAAALGGSNRKVHLILHVAQGPCFPNMMSLMQTEHVLAFCSLVASIQRCTGIWRLEEVLGQYKWPDSQQSDFIYGSSSIGSVNAQFLAAFSAAAGKRSPELFDSEESDPEWGCWSASQELRNPSIKIIFPTIERVKNACNGISPSRRILCFSEKTWQRLRSVGILHDAIPHPYDRVGQPMHVKVARRRFQSKTNASSFGWVYCGSHNFSAAAWGRLISNPFGLKSKETGKTNTYLSSRLHVSNYELGIIFTFPPTETKGITNKDCTNLDDIVLPFAVPAPKYGPTDRPATARAMSEAVAELAGLERDRLIAEEMIEEIPDEEEEAVEATDYAAVEKEEEKAYAEMLWNQVDSSQRF